In Eubacteriales bacterium mix99, the DNA window CTGCATAGAGAAGATGATTGTTATGGCACCAGTCACGAATTGGAATCTCATAGCTTTGAATAAAGCGATCCGTAACGGTGCTCCGGTAATCATATCTTACCTGATCGGTATCTTCGCCCATTCTTTCAAAGAGAGCAGGCAATCTATCCTTCAGGGAATACCCATTCCGCTTCTCAAACAGCTCCGGCAACGTTGGAGACCAGGGCATACTGCCCGGAAAAGCTGTGACCTCGTCGCTGAAGAATCCCCGGATCGTTTTCCCGAATTCCGGTCCAAAATGCTTCCGATATTGTTCATGTGTGGTTTCGATAAAATAAGCAATTGCATTTGGATTCAATGTGTCTATGTATTTCCCAAAATACTTAAAGTGCTCCACTGTTGTCTGCAGGATGATTTCAATATGCCATCGACCTTCCGGGGCCTGCCAGTACAGCTTTTTGGCGGGATTACCGGTAAAAAATCGTTTCCGGTTGTATTGGGTCAATCCACTCATCTGAAAAATATTTTCCCGGTAACCCGTACCAATAAAAGCAGCCAGATCCACTGGATTCGCCCACTCGACCGGATCCATCTTCTTATTCGTATCGGAATGGAGGGGATACGCCTTTGCCAGAATAACCTGTCCCCATGGCAAAACCTTCTCCATCGATTTTGGCCCGCATTCCTCCATCACCAGGCGTTTCAGCGACTTTGCCTCAAACTCGGGATGATCCAGCAGGACCTGTCCGCCGCTTACCCCGCTGGGATATGGATATTCATCGTACAGCCATACTTCCAGTCCATGTTTCTTTGCTTCCTCCACGGCGATTCCCACTTTGCGGAACCACTCTTCCGACAGATAAGGCACCGAAAGGCCCTGACGGGGATGTATAAAAAATCCTCTTATGCCCTGGCTTTCCATCTCCCGAACCTGTCTTGCAATTTCTCCGTCTTCCATCTTTCCATTCCAGAACCAAAATGGTTGAATACCGAATCTTAATGCCATACCCATGGATCCTCCTTCAGGAAGCTGAAAACAAAACAATGGCTATTCCATAAATTTCCTTAAAAGCTGCAATGCAATCGGGGCGTCCCTGTCCATATCCCTGGTACCGGCTTCAATGCTGATCCTCCCTTTATATTCTGCACTCTTCAATGCTTCAAAAAACTCTCCATAGCAATCTTCCGAAGGATTCAGCGGATACACCCGGCCATGACTGTTGGCAATATGAAGATGCCGAAGAGCGGGGGCGACCTTTTTCAATACGTCCATGCTCTCATTTTCCAGACGCATATGATAGAAATCTGCCAGCAACTGAATATTCGGATGGTTGACATCCCGGACAAAGTGATATCCCTCTTCCACGGAATTGAGAATATTGGTCTCCCCTCTGTTCAAAGGTTCCATAGCAACGGTCAATCCATATTTTGCAGCCACATCTCCCACAATTCGGGCTGCATCAACAAGCTGCTTCCAGGCATCTTCCTGTTTCCATCCTTCCGGAACTTTTCTGGATCTTCCACTTCCAAAAACAGCAATCTCCGCTCCCAGCCGGTGGATCCGGTCAAAGGCTTTTCCCAGATATTCACGGACTGCCTTCAAATCCACCTCCGGACCGGTTAATCTGATATTCCCCGGGAACAGCACATTGAACGCTTCACATTCCAGACTGCTGTCTTCCACTCTCTGAACTGCTTCCATAAACTCCTGTTCCCCCATGGACGCAGTTCTGGATACAGAGGATTCCAGATAATCAAACCCCATCTTCTCCACCCTGGAGATGTCTGAGACATCCGTACAGATTCCTATTTTCAAACCACTCACCTCACAGATTTTTTATCCCATTGTCATTTTATCTCACCGCTTTCAATTACTCTATCCTGTTCTTGCTGTATCCGAATAAAACATTATCAATATATTGCTCTATGCTATTCCCCTCAAGCATACTGTTTTTTGCAGCCATGCCAAGGTGCCCGAGACTACTGCCTGCTTCAGATTTCCTCCACCAGGAACCAATCAAAATCAGCAAACCCACTGCTGTATTTGCCTTGATTGTTGATGCAGAATATTCCTGCCTTTGCTCCGATCCACTGTCCTTTCTGCGCCGTGAAGTCCCCTCCGATCCGAATAAAATTCACGCCATCCGTGCTGTAATGGAACGCACACCTCCCACCCCTGCTTACGGTTGCCTGCAGATACACAGGACAGGAATCCATATCGGTACAGGCTTCGGCGTATTCCTCTTCCTTCAAGCCGTCTCCCCGAAACAATACCAACTTCCAGCTTCCGTCCTCCCCCTTTCCGGCAGCCAGATAAGCATATTTCACTCCCATAATAACCAATCCGGCCTGATCCCCCACGGACTCCGGCCGGAAATCCATTTTTGTGGTAACTTGAAATTCAGGCGCCGGAAATTTCTGCAGCAAAAGACCGGGAACATTCCACAGGACTCTCTTCGCCTGCTGCAGGCCGTCCCGGGCAAATAACCGGATGTGATCCTGCCTGTCCCGCAGGGAGTACCAGTCCGGCTCCGGGTTTGCCTGCCACTGCCACTGCATCCCCAGCTCCTGCCCGTTGAAATCATCACTTGTATCCGGTACTTCCACAGGGCACGGCTTTCCCATATCCGGTTTTGTGTATTGGGAAACCGGCTCTCCGATACCGTCGCAATTGCTGTCGACTCCCATCATGGGCCAATCGTCCACCCATTGAACCGGTTGAAGATGTACAATCCGGCCATAGGCACCGGCATCCTGAAAATGCAGGAACCACGTCTCTCCGTTTTTCAGCTCAACCCAGGCTCCCTGATGAGGACCGTTTACCGCAGAATCCCCCTGATGCAGCACAATCTTATCTTCATAGGGGCCATATACATTCCTGGACCTTAAAATCACCTGATAGCCCGTCTGGACCCCTCCTGCAGGTGCGGAGATATAATAACAGCCATTCCTTTTATACATCTTCGGGCCTTCTATCGTAGGGTGACGGCCGTTCCCATCGAATACGACCCGAAACTCATCCAAAAGATCGGTCCCGTCCGGCTTCATCCTGCTGATTGCCAGAACACTCTTAAACCCAATCCGACTTTTTGCAAAAGCATTCACCAGATAGGCACTACCGTCATCATCCCAGAACGGACAGGGATCAATCCATCCCCTCACTTTCCTGATACAAACCAGAGGATCCCATTTCCCAAATGGATCTTTCGTTTTGCTCATGAACAATCCTTCGTCCGGCATGGGAAGAAAGACCTGGAAATATTCATTGTGATACCGGATACTCGGTGCCCAGATCCCTCTTCCATGCTGCGGCTTCCCGTACTCCGGAAAAGGGATCCTATCCACGACATGATTCACAATTTGCCAATTCACCAGATCCCGGGAGTACAGAACGGGAATCCCGGGAACACAGGAAAAGCTGGAGGCAACCATGAAGAACTCATCGCCCACCCGGATCACATCCGGATCGGAGTAGTCGGAATACAATATGGGATTCCGAAACGTTCCATCTCCCTGATCCGATATGCGAATTTTTGGAAAACCTTCTTTCCTGTATGTTCTGATCTTACTCTCAATGGACATGCTGATTCCTCTTTTCTGCTTGCTGCTGTATTACTGTATATCCTGGTAATGCCATTCTACCTCAAATCGCATTGCCGCGCCAGGCGGAACCGATCAGCATTTTCCTTATCAGATCCACGGGAATGACGGTAACTGCCATCAGGATGACAAAGAACAGATCCGGCAGGGACAGCGGAACGGTGCGGAAAACCGCTCCTCCGAAGTATATGATGATCAGCTGAATCATCACTACAAACAGCATGACTGTGATAAATCTTTGGTTTTTGCCGATATTGGCCAGCAATTTCAACCTGCTGGTACGGGCATTGAAACTGTTGAATACGCCGGCAAAGATAAACAAGGCAAAAAACGCAGTCATAAATGAAATATTGCCGGGATCGTAACCAAAGATCCTGTGAAACCAGGGAAGCTTTAAAAACAGTATACAAAGCAGGGTTACATAGGAACCCAGAATCAGTATCTGGTTATACATATAGGAATTTATGATTGGTTCATCCCGCTGTTTCGGCGGCTCATTCATATATTCCGTAAGGGGTGCTTCCCCGGAAAAGGCCAGACCCGCCAGCGTATCCATCACCATATTTACCCACAGCATCTGTAAAACCGTGAGAGGGGAGTTTACCCCGATAAACGGACCGATAATGGAAATCCCGACGGCGCAGAGGTTTATCGTCAGCTGAAATATAATAAACTTGCGGATGCTTTTGAATATGGTCCGACCATATAAAATGGCTTTTGAAATGGACAGGAAATTATCATCCATTATGACAATATCGCTGGCTTCCTTGGCAATCTCCGTACCGCTGCCCATGGCAAATCCCACATCCGCTGTTTTCAGGGCAGGCGCATCGTTGATCCCGTCCCCGGTCATGCCCACGACCATGTCAAGGCTCTGGGCGATGTTAACCAGCCGGTTTTTATCGGAAGGAACTGCCCTGGCAACCACCCGCAGCTCCGGCAGCCGGACTATGAGCTCATCATCCGACATTCTTTTCAGATCTTCACTTGTCAATACAGCGTTTTTATCCTTCTCTTTCATCAATCCGGCCTCACGGGCAATGGCAAAAGCCGTATCCTTATTATCCCCGGTGATCATGACCACCTGTACGCCTGCCTGGTTCACCTGCCTGATTGCCTGGACTGCCTCACGCCGCATCTCGTCTTTTATGCGAACAATCCCCACCAAAGTCATGCCGCTGGAGGGACGGGCGACCGGACTGTCGCTTATGGCGATTGCCAGAAGCCTCTCTGCATTTAGAGTTGCCCTCTTCATGTAATTTTTCAGCTTAAACGAAGAGCGAAAGGGCTTCTTCTGCCCGTTTTCATCATAACAGGTCGTGCATTTGGGCAGAATCAATTCAGGAGCTCCTTTTATCAAAGTGCCGCTGAGCGCTCCCCGTACCTGCGCGCTGGAATACTTATTCACACTGCTGAACGGAACGCTGCTGATGACCCGGACCGGATCCTGCCGGGCACCATCTTTCATAACAAATTCCAGCAAGGCCCTTTCTGTGGTATTTCCGCCAATGGCAACGGACTTTCCATTCTTTCTGCTGACGGATGCTCCTGTATTGTAAACGCAGGATATGGAAAGAAGGTCACCCAAACGTTTATTTTTCAACTTGTGAAAATTGTCATAACTTGTCCCAGTCCCGCTGAAAAAGGAATCCACTTTCAGCTTCCCCTTTGTAATCGTCCCTGTCTTATCGGAAAACAAAATGTTCAGGCTTCCGGATGTTTCAATTCCCACAAGCTTTCTTACCAGAACATTGTCCTTCAGCATACGATTCATATTGGAAGATAAAACAACAGTGATCATTAAGGGCAGGCCTTCGGGGATTGCTACGACAATAATCGATATTGCCAGTGTGACAGCATGAAAGATACATTCCGTTATCAGCTTCGGCGAATGCACAAACTGCTGAATTGCAGCCAGCTCAAAGGAATTGGCAAGAACAATGGATTGAAACAAATCGAAGACAGCTACCAGGGCAGCCCCGATGTATCCCAATTTGCTGATTGTTTGTGCCAGTTTCCCCAGTCTCAGCTTCAGGGGACTTTCACGGGGAGCCTCCTGAATGTCACGGGCCAGTTTTCCATAAAGAGTCCCTTCGCCTACCTTTTGCACTTCCATTATGGCCTCTCCGGAAGAAATGATACAGCCGCGGAACAAACTGTTTTGATCGTTGAAATCCGTTGTATCGCAGTGTTTACGCTTTCCTCCTTCCTGGGGTGCCTTATAGGCCTCCCTGCTTTCTCCGTTCAGCGGAGACTGGTCCACATACAATTCACCGCCTAGGATCACCCCGTCTGCAGGAATGCGATCTCCGGCCTGCAATTGCACATAATCACCGACCACCACTTCACCGACTCCGATCTCTACAAGCTGACCCGACCTTTTCACACGGCATTTGGTCTTCCGGGCTTCCTCCTGCAGCTTTTCAAAAGCAGATTCACTTCCATACTCCGATATGGTGGATACAAATGTGGAAACCAATATGGCAACGGCAATTCCTATGGTTTCATACCACTCAAAACTGCCAAGCCGGATAATAATATTAACAGCCAGGGCAATAAGCAGGATCTTTATAATGGGATCTCCGAAATTGCTTAAAAACTCCTTTGTAAAGCTTCGCCTTTTTTGCTGAACCAGATTGTTATCCCCATACCGTTCTCTGGAGGATTTCACTTGTTCATCGGTCAGGCCCCTCATTCCGTAAATGCCTTCTTTTGGACTGATCAGGTTCATTGTCTGACACCTCGTTTGTATTTTTGATCGTTCTGTTTGGTAAGAAACCAATTACATTTATATGTATTCCCATATCCTTTTGAATATGTCATGGGTGCAATACATTTAATCCATGGGAATCAGTTTCAGGGCCTGATCCATATTTCTTACGTCGATAAAGGTGTCAGGAACTTCTCCTGTTATAATCGTTTCTGTGATGGGAACTTTATTGGACAATTTGATCGTGTCGCTTCCCAATGGCACAACAATATGCACACTGGTTTTTAAAGATATGTAAATTTTATGCCTGGTCTGATTGATGCCTGCCTGTGAAAACTCTTCATAAAAGTCCGCGGCTACCGATCCGATTGGAATCAGTTTCACGTTGATATTGGGTCCCTTGCCGGCCAATATCTTGCTTCGGGTTGCCGAGCCCATGGGAATATCTATGCCTTGCTGCCCCATGGATGCTATTTTGCCCTGAGCAAGGGAAGAGGTTTTTCTGGCCAGTTCATTGATCAGAATGGTATTGTATTGAATTGTGGAAATCTTTCCGTTGGAGTCTGTTATAATGCTGGTAAGATCGGTATACTTCACATCCGAGCCAAGTATTTCGTTTACTGCCGTATTCATTGCGACAATGCTCATGCTTTCCACCTTGGCTTCGGACATGGCCACAAGGGTGGGCTGGATTGCCTTCTCGAAGGCAAAGAAGGCCAGCAAAAACAGAATCAGAACGCAAAACAGGGGAAGCAGGAACCTGTATAATGATTTACGGGCCATTTTACCTGCACCTCCTCCCCTATTGAATGGTATGCGACAAAACCAATTTCAATGCATATGAAAATAATGATTCTAAATTTGCGGATTCAATTCCTTCCGGCTCTGAGGGTTCAGCCTTGTGATATCCCGGATGAGGTAGCGGTTGGAATCGATATCCCGAATAAAGACCTGGTTTTCCTTTACAACAATATCATGCCTTGTCCTTGTATAAAAGTTCATCTCTCCCCGGTCCGTAAGAACTTCCCAGTACACCAGACGATATCTTTCGATTACCTTCCGTATCTGTGTAATTTCCGGAACGAAATATCTCTGCTCCAGAACTTCTTCAATGACTTTCTGATTTTTCGAACTAAGGTCCTTTAAATTGCGGATCACGCCGATTTCTTCCTCCCCGTTGAATATCTCCAGATAGCCGGTCCTGTGAGTCAGGGGAAACATCAGTTTCAGATCCGCATCTTCCATAATCTCCCTTGTTGTTTTGTTGTAAAGGTTTAATCTCATATAGCTGTCCAGCCGAAATTCCAAAGAAGAGGGATTCAGAAAATCGATCTTCATAACGGCATTGTCATCTTCCGACCCGGTGGTACATCTTTCCTGTTCCATACGAACCTCCCATGACATCTTTATACGACATTTGTTCTTGCAACCTCCGCCTGTATCTCAACCAGGTGGCGGAATGTTCCATTTTCTTTCTTCATCAGTTCACCATGCGTTCCTTCTTCCACAATCATGCCTTTATCCAGGACAAGGATCCGGTGGGCGTTTTTCAATGTGGACAGCCGATGGGCAATGGCGATGGTCGTTCGATTGTGGACCAGCCTGTCGATGGCTTCCTGAATCAGCTTTTCCGTTTCCGTATCCACAGACGACGTAGCTTCATCCAGGATCAGAATTCTGGGGTTTTTCAGGATTGCCCTGGCAATGGAAATCCTTTGCTTCTCACCGCCGGACAGCCCGATTCCCCTTTCTCCGATCAGAGTATCATAGCCGTCCGGAAATTTCATGATGAATTTATGGGCATTTGCCGCTCTGGCAGCCCATACAATTTCCTCCAGAGACGCCGAAGGCCGACCATAGGAGATGTTCTCGGCAATCGTTCCGTAAAACAAATACGGTTCCTGAAGCACAACGCCGATATTGGAACGAAGGACGTTGAGGTCCATATCTTCTATATTGACCCCATCCAGAAGGATTTCTCCTTCTGTCGCCTCATAAAATCGGGGAATCAGGTTGACCAGAGTGGATTTTCCGGCACCGCTGGAACCTACGAGACCAATCAGCTCACCATCATGTATATGAAGGTTGATATCTTTCAGAACCTCTTCCCCGGCCTCGTAATAGAAAGAGACGTGGCGAAACACAATCTCCCCCCTCACCGGAGCCGCCTTCTGCGCCGACTTCACCTGGCGGAACTCTGACTGGTGATCAAGAATTTCAAAAACCCGTTCGGCGGCTGTAATGGCGCCCTCGTACTGCTCATTCAGGTGACTGAGGGTGGTGATCGGCTGATAAAACCTCCACATATAGCCGATAAAGGCGGTCAGGGTACCAAGACTGATGTCCCGGACGGCAATCACCCGGTAGCCCCCATAGCCCCATATCAGCACCGCACCGATGGAGGTAGCCAGGGAAATCAGCGGAAAGAAAGTGGAACGATATTTTATGGCGCGGACCTCCTCATGAAAATAGTCCTCCAGTGCTTCCTGAAACCTTTCCGTCTCGTAACGTTCCTGGGTAAAGGCCTTTACGACCTTGATACCCGGTATGGCCCCTCCCAACACAGCACTCATATTGGACCGGCGCCTCCAGATCCTGTGATACAGCTTATGGATTCTTTTCCCGAAGATTTTTGTCCCGAAAAAGATAAAGGGAGTGGGCAAAAGGACAATCAAAGCCAGTTGCCAATCCTGCACAAACAGAATAATGGTAATGGCAACCAGCGTAAAGATCTGCACAATGGTCTCCTGGATCCCGCTTACAATAAAATTCTGTATGGAGGAAGTATCCCCGGTGACCCGGTTCATGATGGCTCCCGTTTGCCTTTTGTCATAATAGGCTAGGCCCAGGGACTGCAGATGGGCATATACCCGGGACCGCAGATCATAAACGATCTTCTGTCCCAGCCAGGCAAGCTGATAGCTCCGAAGTCCCTGAAACAAAGCACTCAGAAGACTGGATCCAAAGATGATCAATACAATCCATCTGAGGTAATCCAGCCTGCTCCTGCGGATCACATCGTCAATCATGATTTTCTGCAGATAAGGCGGCACCAGGGTCAGTACCGTATAAATCAGTGTTGTCAGCAGCATCAGGGCAACCTTCCACCGATAAGGCTGCAGATAACCCAATAATCTACGGAATGTCTCGGTTTTTTTGGAGCATTTGGGACAAGTGGTGGTTCCCCTGCGAAACGGAGTCCCGCAATTCGGACATCTGTTTTCCCCATACATGCTTTCTCCGTCGCTCTGATGAACCGCCTCATCGACACTGAATTGTTCTTCCCTTAATATCTTCTGAAGGTAATCGGCAAACCGATAGAATCTCTGCCGAAAGCGCAGGGTAAACCGAAGCAGCTCAATGGCTCCGTCTGCTGTAATCAATTCCACAGAGCCAACCCCATAATAATTTTTGATATCCACTTTCCGGACAATTGCCAGGGACCAGGACTTCATTCTCACTTTATCCTCCGGAGTCGGTTGCTGAAGAGCATGGATGCTTGTATCCGTTACCACAATCCATTGCTCCTCAAATCTGCCGCTCAGGTTCAGGTCCGTTGAAACTGCCAGCTTTGGCGTCTCACTCCGGATAGTTTTCTCCAGGTATGCGGTAAGCTGACCTGGAAAAGCCTGGGCCTGGTCCAGGTTTACTTCATTCAGCTTTTGCTGCCAATTCATTTTCAGTCCTCCTGTTTGATTGTTTCGGGATATAGAATGGCCTTCCCAATGATGTCTTGTTTATTGATACGTATAAATTTCACCCTATAGTATGATATAGAAATTCAAATAAATTGTCAATACAATCCAGAACATTTTCAGAAAGAACCCGGAAAGACACAAAGAGATACCAGGCCGTTTGTCTGGCCTGGTATCTCTCCCTGTTTTATCTCCTGACAGGGTTCCCGCCTTTTTTACTCCTCTGCTTTTCCCTGGTTGGCAACGTTCGCCATGGATTTCCGGATCTCTTCCTCATCCCCCAGGTAAAACTTCCGGACTGGCTGAAGACCGTTGTCCAATTCATAAACAAGCGGAACCCCGGTGGGAATGTTCAGCCCCACAATATCCCGGTCGGATATCTGTTCCAGATGCTTCACCAATGCTCTCAGACTGTTGCCGTGTGCCGAAATGAGTACTCTTTTCCCCTGACGGATCTGTGGTGCAATGGTATCCTCCCAATAGGGAAGGAATCGCTCCACTGTCGATTTCAGGGATTCGGACAAGGGAAGATGATCCCTTCTGATACCGGAATATCGGATATCCTTTCCGGGATACCTTTCATCCTCCATTGTAAGGGAAGGCGGCAGGACATCATAGCTTCTCCTCCAGATATGGACCTGCTCTTCTCCGTATTTCCCGGCTGTTTCCGATTTGTTCAGTCCCTGAAGCGCTCCATAATGCCTCTCATTCAGGCGCCAGGATTTATAAACCGGAATCCACTGCAGATCCAGGGCATCCAGGATATACCACAGGGTTTTGACGGCTCTTTTCAAAACCGAGGTATAGGCAATGTCAAAGATAAAGCCATTCTCCTTCAGCAGGGCCCCGGCATGGGTGGCTTCCCGGATCCCCTTTTCCGAAAGATCCACATCGATCCATCCTGTAAACCGGTTTTCCCGATTCCACTCACTCTCTCCGTGTCTCACCAATACCAACTCAGGCATTTGATTTCCTCCCATCCCACTTTGTTATCCTTTCCGGAAAACCATGAACTGTCACACACGCAGATGCTTTCGGAGGGACAACATGCTGGCCGCGATTCCAACAATACTGCCCACCAGAACAAACAGGCCAAGAATCCAGGGCAGAATGCTGCGCAGCGGAAGCATCCGGAACATGGAGAAAAGCCCGTTCTGCACCCCATGGTCTCCCAAACGACTCATGAGTACATTGTAAACTCCCGCTGTCAGGCCGCCGGAAATCAGGGCACCCAGCAGCCCCAGCGTCAGTCCCTCGACCAGGAAAGGCCAGCGGATATACCAGTCCGTTGCACCGATATATTTCATTATATTAATTTCCCGGTGTCTGGAAAAAACCGATATCCGGATGGTATTGTGGATAATGACCATTGCCATGACACAGAGAAGAACCACAATAATCATTCCGATCATACGGGTGATATTGGCGATACTGGTAATGGAATCCACCACATCCTTGCTGTACTGAATCTTTTCCGCCGCATGAAAATCCTCAACAGATTTTACGACCCGTTCCACATATTCCGGCTTCTTCACCTGAATTTCAAAGGAATCCGGCAGTGGATTGTTTTCTGCATTATAACCTTCCAAAAGATCTTTTTTATCTCCCCATTCGTCTCTCCATGTTTCCAGAGCGTCTGCCCTGGAAACGAATTTCCAGTTCTCAATTCCATCCCATTTCTCTATCTGCATTTCCATGGCCTGAACATCTTTTCCCTGAATGCCCTTCTTCAGAAACACCGTTACCTCTACCTTGGATTCCAGTCCTGCAACCATATTGTTGAGATTCATGATCACTGCCAGTATCAGTCCCAACACAAACAGGGCTGCTGTAGTGGCACTGACAGACGCCAGAGACATAACCCGGTTTCGGAATACATTCCGAAAACCCTGCTTCAGCATATCATTCCATGTCCTTAATTTCATCGAAGTATTCCCCTTTCCATTTGTCCGATACAATCCTGCCATTTTGAAAGGTAACAACCCGCTTTTCCATGGAATTCACAATGTCTTTGGCATGAGTCGCCATAAGGACTGTAGTTCCTCTCCGATTTACCGTAACAAGTATTCTCATAATCTCGTCTGCCGTTTCCGGATCCAGGTTCCCCGTAGGCTCATCCGCTATCAGCAGGGTAGGCCGGTTGACCAAAGCCCTGGCCAACGCTGCTCTCTGCTGCTCTCCTCCGGACAGCTGTCCGGGATAATCGTCCGCTTTTCTGCCCAGCCCCACCATATTAAGAACCTCAGGCACCCGTCTTTGAATTTCCGCCCGGGGAACCTCTGTGATTTCCATGGCAAAGGCTACATTTTCATAAATGGTCTTATCCTCCAACAGGCGGAAGTCCTGAAAGACGACTCCCAGTTTTCTCCGATAATGAGGTACTTCCTTCCGCTTTAAATGGGATAAATTTACACCGTCTACGATGACCTGCCCCTGGGATGGTTCAATCTCCTTCAGCAAAAGCTTGATCACAGTGGATTTTCCGGCACCGCTTGCCCCGACGATAAACAGGAAGTCCCCCTTTTCCACCTTCAGGTTTACATCCTGCAGCGCATGAATCCCATTGTCATATGCTTTCGTTACATTCTTAAACTGTATCAAAGCTATGCCTCCCATGTATACCTGTCCATCAACATCATCATGATTTTAAACGTAACGGCATCATGAAAGTTCCGCAGATCCAGGCCCATGATTCTCTGAACCTTATCCAACCGGTAGACCAGAGTATTGCGGTGAATAAACAATTGTCTTGCAGTTTCACTCAGGTTCAGGCTGTTTTCGAAAAATTTATTGATCGTCCGAATCATTTCATCGCTCAATAACTTCTTGTATTCCTTGGTAAACAGGAATTTACTATAAGTCTCACACAGATTCACAGGGACCTCATAGAGAAATCTCTCAAGCAGCAATGTATTGTACATGTAAACCCGATTGCTGGTGTTGTATATTTTGCCGACCTCAATGGCCTTTGTTGCTTCGTCATAGGACTCCTGCAGCTGGAAAAGATTCT includes these proteins:
- the gpmA gene encoding 2,3-diphosphoglycerate-dependent phosphoglycerate mutase; the protein is MPELVLVRHGESEWNRENRFTGWIDVDLSEKGIREATHAGALLKENGFIFDIAYTSVLKRAVKTLWYILDALDLQWIPVYKSWRLNERHYGALQGLNKSETAGKYGEEQVHIWRRSYDVLPPSLTMEDERYPGKDIRYSGIRRDHLPLSESLKSTVERFLPYWEDTIAPQIRQGKRVLISAHGNSLRALVKHLEQISDRDIVGLNIPTGVPLVYELDNGLQPVRKFYLGDEEEIRKSMANVANQGKAEE
- the ftsE gene encoding cell division ATP-binding protein FtsE, whose product is MIQFKNVTKAYDNGIHALQDVNLKVEKGDFLFIVGASGAGKSTVIKLLLKEIEPSQGQVIVDGVNLSHLKRKEVPHYRRKLGVVFQDFRLLEDKTIYENVAFAMEITEVPRAEIQRRVPEVLNMVGLGRKADDYPGQLSGGEQQRAALARALVNRPTLLIADEPTGNLDPETADEIMRILVTVNRRGTTVLMATHAKDIVNSMEKRVVTFQNGRIVSDKWKGEYFDEIKDME
- the ftsX gene encoding permease-like cell division protein FtsX; this translates as MKLRTWNDMLKQGFRNVFRNRVMSLASVSATTAALFVLGLILAVIMNLNNMVAGLESKVEVTVFLKKGIQGKDVQAMEMQIEKWDGIENWKFVSRADALETWRDEWGDKKDLLEGYNAENNPLPDSFEIQVKKPEYVERVVKSVEDFHAAEKIQYSKDVVDSITSIANITRMIGMIIVVLLCVMAMVIIHNTIRISVFSRHREINIMKYIGATDWYIRWPFLVEGLTLGLLGALISGGLTAGVYNVLMSRLGDHGVQNGLFSMFRMLPLRSILPWILGLFVLVGSIVGIAASMLSLRKHLRV
- a CDS encoding ABC transporter transmembrane domain-containing protein, producing the protein MNWQQKLNEVNLDQAQAFPGQLTAYLEKTIRSETPKLAVSTDLNLSGRFEEQWIVVTDTSIHALQQPTPEDKVRMKSWSLAIVRKVDIKNYYGVGSVELITADGAIELLRFTLRFRQRFYRFADYLQKILREEQFSVDEAVHQSDGESMYGENRCPNCGTPFRRGTTTCPKCSKKTETFRRLLGYLQPYRWKVALMLLTTLIYTVLTLVPPYLQKIMIDDVIRRSRLDYLRWIVLIIFGSSLLSALFQGLRSYQLAWLGQKIVYDLRSRVYAHLQSLGLAYYDKRQTGAIMNRVTGDTSSIQNFIVSGIQETIVQIFTLVAITIILFVQDWQLALIVLLPTPFIFFGTKIFGKRIHKLYHRIWRRRSNMSAVLGGAIPGIKVVKAFTQERYETERFQEALEDYFHEEVRAIKYRSTFFPLISLATSIGAVLIWGYGGYRVIAVRDISLGTLTAFIGYMWRFYQPITTLSHLNEQYEGAITAAERVFEILDHQSEFRQVKSAQKAAPVRGEIVFRHVSFYYEAGEEVLKDINLHIHDGELIGLVGSSGAGKSTLVNLIPRFYEATEGEILLDGVNIEDMDLNVLRSNIGVVLQEPYLFYGTIAENISYGRPSASLEEIVWAARAANAHKFIMKFPDGYDTLIGERGIGLSGGEKQRISIARAILKNPRILILDEATSSVDTETEKLIQEAIDRLVHNRTTIAIAHRLSTLKNAHRILVLDKGMIVEEGTHGELMKKENGTFRHLVEIQAEVARTNVV